A stretch of the Proteus sp. ZN5 genome encodes the following:
- a CDS encoding DUF2867 domain-containing protein yields MNQQRVLVLGASGHIGQNLIPALIKQGHQVTAGARRVDWMMSQGWENTRCIFVDLHDPETLNKVMHDTDIVYYLVHSMGDARNLVEQERKAAINVVEALEGTDVKQIIFLSALQHEDQQYSPHLIARKLTGEVLRTSTVPVTEIRTSMIVGPGSAAFEIMRDMVYNIPILTPPRWVRSKSSPIALKNLIHYLTEIIHHPTHQHRIFDAGGPEYISYQTLFERFIKISGKKRVLIPLPMPGSLISAGFISMITSVPTSIAKELIQGLKYDLPANDEPLRKLIPQTLIKFDDAVKETLADEEAALDNQDWGYSPAVRSRWKPGYGYYPKNAGCTVSTPASAASLWHTVQQIGGEQGYFYGNALWKTRAIMDDIAGNKVTYGRPSRESLELGDIIDGWRVIKLEPEKQLTLLFGMKAPGLGRLSFTIHDSGNLRSIDVRAWWHPAGFSGLLYWFAMMPAHLFIFKGMAKTISTNAYKLDKNSPGSEKK; encoded by the coding sequence ATGAATCAACAGCGTGTATTAGTACTTGGTGCAAGTGGACATATTGGTCAAAATCTTATTCCTGCTCTGATAAAACAAGGTCATCAGGTCACCGCAGGTGCCCGTAGAGTTGACTGGATGATGTCTCAAGGTTGGGAAAATACACGCTGTATCTTTGTCGATTTGCATGATCCAGAAACCTTAAACAAAGTAATGCATGATACTGATATTGTTTATTACCTTGTTCATAGCATGGGTGATGCACGTAATTTAGTTGAACAAGAGCGTAAAGCGGCAATTAACGTTGTAGAAGCGTTAGAAGGTACTGACGTTAAACAAATCATCTTTTTAAGTGCCTTACAGCATGAAGATCAACAATATTCACCTCATCTTATTGCCCGAAAACTTACGGGTGAAGTATTAAGAACCAGCACTGTTCCTGTGACTGAAATCCGCACCTCAATGATTGTAGGCCCCGGTTCTGCCGCCTTTGAGATTATGCGTGATATGGTTTATAACATTCCTATTCTTACACCACCGCGTTGGGTTCGTTCTAAATCCTCCCCTATTGCTCTCAAAAATTTAATTCACTATTTAACTGAAATTATTCATCACCCCACTCATCAACATCGTATTTTTGATGCTGGTGGCCCTGAATACATTAGTTATCAAACCCTTTTTGAGCGCTTTATTAAAATCTCAGGTAAAAAGCGAGTGCTGATCCCGCTACCTATGCCGGGTAGTCTTATTTCTGCGGGCTTTATCAGTATGATAACCTCTGTACCAACCTCAATTGCCAAAGAGCTTATTCAAGGGCTAAAATATGATCTCCCTGCCAACGATGAGCCATTACGTAAACTTATTCCTCAGACTCTCATTAAATTTGATGATGCGGTAAAAGAGACACTCGCAGATGAAGAAGCTGCTTTAGATAACCAAGACTGGGGTTACTCTCCAGCTGTTCGTAGTCGCTGGAAACCCGGTTATGGTTATTACCCTAAAAATGCAGGTTGTACAGTATCTACACCAGCAAGCGCAGCATCCCTTTGGCATACAGTGCAACAAATCGGCGGAGAGCAAGGCTATTTTTATGGCAATGCGCTATGGAAAACTCGTGCCATTATGGATGATATTGCTGGAAATAAAGTCACTTACGGGCGCCCTTCTAGAGAATCGTTAGAACTTGGCGATATAATTGATGGTTGGCGAGTAATCAAACTAGAGCCTGAAAAACAGCTCACATTATTATTTGGAATGAAAGCTCCCGGTTTAGGCAGACTCTCTTTCACGATCCACGACAGTGGCAATCTTCGCTCAATAGATGTTCGTGCTTGGTGGCACCCAGCAGGATTTAGTGGATTACTTTATTGGTTTGCCATGATGCCTGCGCACTTATTTATTTTCAAAGGTATGGCTAAAACTATAAGTACTAACGCTTATAAACTGGATAAAAATTCACCTGGCAGTGAAAAAAAATAG
- a CDS encoding lysine exporter LysO family protein, whose translation MLSGLLIILLPLFVGYLIKLNNRPLLHLANRLLSAMVYVILFLMGVSLAMLDNIGENLVSILSYASVFFLCTFGANLLFLWLLDKKDPWHVPAHKQSKPPSRIKMVLESLQLCGVVVVGFFVGLTGWSIFHYASHASQGALIFLLWLVGLQLRNSGMSPKQILINRRGTTVAVVMGVSALAGGALAAYLLGLPMKMGLAIASGYGWYSLSGIVLTDAFGPVIGSTAFFNDLMRELAAIMLIPIIVNRYRNTALGICGSTSMDFTLPVLQRSGGVSIVPAAIVHGFVLSLITPILMAFFTS comes from the coding sequence ATGCTATCAGGGTTATTGATTATCCTACTTCCGCTTTTTGTAGGGTATTTGATTAAGTTAAACAATCGCCCATTACTTCATTTGGCAAACCGCCTACTTAGCGCGATGGTTTACGTTATCCTATTTCTAATGGGCGTAAGTTTAGCCATGCTAGATAATATTGGTGAAAACTTAGTCTCAATTCTTTCTTATGCCAGTGTTTTCTTTTTATGTACCTTTGGCGCCAATTTACTATTTTTATGGCTACTGGATAAAAAAGATCCTTGGCATGTCCCTGCCCATAAGCAATCCAAGCCTCCTTCTCGCATAAAAATGGTACTTGAATCACTGCAGTTATGCGGTGTCGTTGTTGTAGGTTTCTTTGTCGGTTTAACAGGCTGGTCAATTTTTCATTATGCCTCTCATGCTAGCCAAGGCGCGCTTATCTTCTTACTTTGGTTGGTCGGTTTACAATTACGCAATAGCGGAATGAGCCCAAAGCAAATTCTTATCAACCGTCGTGGAACAACTGTTGCCGTCGTTATGGGTGTTAGCGCACTTGCTGGGGGAGCTTTAGCGGCTTACTTGCTAGGATTACCGATGAAAATGGGATTAGCCATCGCATCCGGTTATGGTTGGTACTCATTATCGGGTATTGTGCTTACCGATGCATTTGGCCCCGTTATTGGTAGTACTGCATTTTTCAATGACTTAATGCGTGAGTTAGCAGCAATTATGCTTATTCCTATTATTGTTAATCGTTATAGAAATACGGCATTAGGGATTTGTGGTTCAACATCTATGGACTTTACCTTGCCTGTTTTACAAAGAAGTGGCGGTGTATCCATCGTTCCCGCGGCTATTGTACATGGATTCGTTTTAAGTTTAATCACACCAATCTTGATGGCGTTCTTTACTTCATAG